In a genomic window of Zerene cesonia ecotype Mississippi chromosome Z, Zerene_cesonia_1.1, whole genome shotgun sequence:
- the LOC119835714 gene encoding WD repeat-containing protein 47 isoform X2 produces the protein MTAVKKALAMRQLDSMFGTMTLEGEGRHSPLVSSTIEHDPHCDVHGRCSTPYRSSLYLHSRESTPGYHRDCISPTNGLIIRRRGSIGLTPSPARELEHPSTFPSILRRDRHSPSQTPPRRDTPSPTQKYNSKRHSMGSFPNLSRCNVVNYNRRDSITSNNIRDMKRDYVGSTSSLSRKSSIDTKKSSTDSLDNWHISWDADRYRSGSPLLHDERVSYGHNKAQNRNGSHQSAPMSTPSAAVAEINGSRPTFKPVTVLEDLQAVRCAEFHPNGKLYAVGSNTKTLRICTYPKIDDVKDSSAPTAPTVLLKRTKHHKGSIYCLSWSPAGDLLATGSNDKTVKLMRFNSNTCNLEGQEVELTMHDGTVRDVCFIEDTSNKTSLLVSGGAGDCKIYVTDCATGKTFQALSGHSGHVLSLYNWGGAMFVSGSQDKTVRFWDLRTGGCVNVISPPAGHPGKGSAVASLAVDPSGRLLVCGHDDGTCALHDVRGSRALQRFAPHSGDARSVRFSPGAYYLLTAGYDGRVVLTDLQGDLTCALPSVPVARHPDKVISARWHPDDFSFLSTSADKTAVLWTIPPV, from the exons ATGACGGCAGTGAAAAAAGCTTTGGCTATGCGTCAGCTGGACTCAATGTTCGGGACCATGACTCTAGAGGGAGAGGGACGCCACTCTCCGCTAGTTAGCTCAACCATAGAGCACGACCCTCATTGTGATGTGCATGGCCGGTGCAGTACCCCTTACAGGTCATCACTTTACCTTCACAGTAGGGAGTCTACACCCGGCTACCACCGGGATTGTATATCACCAACAAACGGACTCATAATAAG GCGAAGGGGTTCAATCGGACTGACACCATCGCCGGCGAGAGAGCTCGAACATCCTTCCACCTTCCCCAGCATACTCAGACGCGATCGACACAGTCCTTCTCAAACCCCACCCAGAAGGGACACGCCAAGTCCAACGCAAAAATATAACTCTAAAAGACATTCAATGGGCTCCTTTCCGAATCTCTCTCGATGTAATGTTGTGAATTACAACAGACGAGACTCTATCACGAGTAACAATATCAGAGACATGAAGCGGGACTACGTAGGTTCCACCAGTTCCTTGTCAAGAAAGAGTTCGATTGATACGAAAAAGTCGTCTACAGATTCATTAGACAATTGGCATATTAGTTGGGACGCGGATCGGTATCGTTCTGGATCCCCGTTGCTACACGACGAGAGAGTCTCATATGGGCATAATAAG gCGCAAAACAGAAATGGCAGTCACCAATCGGCACCCATGTCGACGCCAAGCGCCGCGGTGGCTGAAATCAACGGTTCCAGGCCGACATTCAAACCGGTCACAGTACTCGAAGACCTGCAAGCTGTCCGCTGCGCTGAGTTCCATCCCAATGGGAAGCTGTACGCCGTCGGCTCCAACACGAAAACATTAAGGATATGCACGTACCCCAAGATAGACGATGTCAA GGATAGCAGTGCACCAACAGCCCCCACAGTGTTACTGAAGAGGACGAAGCACCACAAAGGCAGTATATACTGTCTATCCTGGAGTCCCGCGGGAGATCTCTTGGCTACCGGCTCAAATGACAAGACTGTTAAACTGATGAGGTTCAACAGCAATACCTGTAATTTGGAAGGTCAAGag GTGGAGTTAACCATGCACGATGGGACAGTACGAGACGTTTGCTTCATAGAGGACACCTCCAATAAAACCAGCCTCCTCGTGAGCGGCGGCGCGGGTGATTGTAAGATATACGTAACCGACTGCGCTACAGGAAAAACATTTCAG GCACTGAGTGGGCACTCGGGCCACGTGCTGTCGCTGTACAACTGGGGCGGCGCGATGTTCGTGTCGGGTAGCCAGGATAAGACGGTCCGCTTTTGGGACCTGCGCACCGGCGGCTGTGTGAATGTGATCTCGCCGCCCGCTGGACACCCTGGAAAG GGCTCGGCGGTCGCGTCGCTCGCGGTGGACCCGAGCGGGCGGCTGCTCGTGTGCGGGCACGACGACGGCACGTGCGCGCTGCACGACGTGCGCGGGTCGCGCGCGCTGCAGCGGTTCGCGCCGCACTCGGGCGACGCGCGCAGCGTGCGCTTCTCGCCCGGCGCCTACTACCTGCTCACCGCTGGCTACGATGGCCGCGTGGTGCTCACCGATCTGCAAG GCGACCTAACGTGCGCTCTCCCCAGCGTGCCAGTTGCGAGGCATCCGGACAAGGTGATATCGGCGAGGTGGCACCCCGACGACTTCTCTTTCTTATCCACCTCCGCGGACAAGACAGCGGTACTGTGGACCATACCGCCTGTGTAA
- the LOC119835714 gene encoding WD repeat-containing protein 47 isoform X3, with protein sequence MKSKPPQYMDVPPFRPWPLTRQVQPNFYFRPPDPMETRNFKTSSSKGSTYSDFSAMSAYSNKSRDYYFLSPSYRSAGAPTPNTADLYLNRERPRQLRNPKATSPACPCSRSRSLEDVRTDVVTEWEDDDENGNRIVAPATKFSRSAYKANASFQKHSFLTRHSMENLTEKSPQVLPPKRISGFQAQNRNGSHQSAPMSTPSAAVAEINGSRPTFKPVTVLEDLQAVRCAEFHPNGKLYAVGSNTKTLRICTYPKIDDVKDSSAPTAPTVLLKRTKHHKGSIYCLSWSPAGDLLATGSNDKTVKLMRFNSNTCNLEGQEVELTMHDGTVRDVCFIEDTSNKTSLLVSGGAGDCKIYVTDCATGKTFQALSGHSGHVLSLYNWGGAMFVSGSQDKTVRFWDLRTGGCVNVISPPAGHPGKGSAVASLAVDPSGRLLVCGHDDGTCALHDVRGSRALQRFAPHSGDARSVRFSPGAYYLLTAGYDGRVVLTDLQGDLTCALPSVPVARHPDKVISARWHPDDFSFLSTSADKTAVLWTIPPV encoded by the exons ATGAAGTCAAAACCGCCACAATATATGGACGTGCCGCCGTTCAGGCCCTGGCCGCTAACGCGACAAGTGCAacccaatttttattttcgccCACCGGATCCGATGGAGACGCGCAATTTTAAAACCTCCTCGTCAAAGGGCTCCACATACTCAGACTTTTCCGCAATGAGTGCATACAGTAATAAGTCGCgtgattattatttcttatcgcCAAGCTACCGATCGGCAGGTGCGCCCACCCCAAACACTGCGGATTTGTACCTCAACAGGGAGAGGCCCCGACAACTCCGCAATCCCAAGGCTACGTCTCCTGCTTGCCCATGCAGCCGATCACGCTCTTTAGAGGATGTTCGAACCGATGTAGTCACAGAATGGGAAGATGACGATGAAAACGGCAATCGCATTGTTGCCCCAGCCACGAAATTCAGTCGAAGCGCCTACAAGGCGAATGCAAGCTTTCAGAAGCACAGTTTTCTGACTCGTCACTCTATGGAAAACCTCACAGAAAAATCTCCGCAAGTGCTGCCACCCAAACGCATCTCTGGCTTTCAG gCGCAAAACAGAAATGGCAGTCACCAATCGGCACCCATGTCGACGCCAAGCGCCGCGGTGGCTGAAATCAACGGTTCCAGGCCGACATTCAAACCGGTCACAGTACTCGAAGACCTGCAAGCTGTCCGCTGCGCTGAGTTCCATCCCAATGGGAAGCTGTACGCCGTCGGCTCCAACACGAAAACATTAAGGATATGCACGTACCCCAAGATAGACGATGTCAA GGATAGCAGTGCACCAACAGCCCCCACAGTGTTACTGAAGAGGACGAAGCACCACAAAGGCAGTATATACTGTCTATCCTGGAGTCCCGCGGGAGATCTCTTGGCTACCGGCTCAAATGACAAGACTGTTAAACTGATGAGGTTCAACAGCAATACCTGTAATTTGGAAGGTCAAGag GTGGAGTTAACCATGCACGATGGGACAGTACGAGACGTTTGCTTCATAGAGGACACCTCCAATAAAACCAGCCTCCTCGTGAGCGGCGGCGCGGGTGATTGTAAGATATACGTAACCGACTGCGCTACAGGAAAAACATTTCAG GCACTGAGTGGGCACTCGGGCCACGTGCTGTCGCTGTACAACTGGGGCGGCGCGATGTTCGTGTCGGGTAGCCAGGATAAGACGGTCCGCTTTTGGGACCTGCGCACCGGCGGCTGTGTGAATGTGATCTCGCCGCCCGCTGGACACCCTGGAAAG GGCTCGGCGGTCGCGTCGCTCGCGGTGGACCCGAGCGGGCGGCTGCTCGTGTGCGGGCACGACGACGGCACGTGCGCGCTGCACGACGTGCGCGGGTCGCGCGCGCTGCAGCGGTTCGCGCCGCACTCGGGCGACGCGCGCAGCGTGCGCTTCTCGCCCGGCGCCTACTACCTGCTCACCGCTGGCTACGATGGCCGCGTGGTGCTCACCGATCTGCAAG GCGACCTAACGTGCGCTCTCCCCAGCGTGCCAGTTGCGAGGCATCCGGACAAGGTGATATCGGCGAGGTGGCACCCCGACGACTTCTCTTTCTTATCCACCTCCGCGGACAAGACAGCGGTACTGTGGACCATACCGCCTGTGTAA